A region from the bacterium genome encodes:
- a CDS encoding ferritin family protein produces MAIFFDVSEIYQFAINIEENGEKFYRKVSSKLREPKIKEIFSFLADEEGEHKKTFEKLLEDIKNYEPVETYPGEYFAYLKAYSQELIFPQMIERELDKSITPIDAINFGIRRELESILYYIEVKNFVQETQHSQLDKIIEQERQHFIKLSNLKKEMK; encoded by the coding sequence ATGGCGATTTTTTTTGATGTAAGTGAGATTTATCAGTTTGCAATAAATATTGAAGAAAATGGAGAAAAATTTTATAGAAAAGTATCTTCTAAATTAAGGGAACCAAAAATTAAAGAAATTTTTTCATTTTTGGCTGATGAAGAAGGTGAACATAAAAAAACATTTGAGAAATTGCTTGAAGACATAAAAAATTACGAGCCAGTAGAAACATATCCCGGAGAGTATTTTGCATATTTAAAGGCATATTCTCAAGAATTAATTTTTCCTCAGATGATTGAAAGAGAACTTGATAAAAGTATAACTCCTATTGATGCGATAAATTTTGGCATTAGAAGAGAATTAGAATCAATTCTTTATTATATAGAAGTTAAAAATTTTGTTCAAGAAACACAGCACTCCCAATTAGATAAAATAATTGAACAGGAGAGACAACATTTTATAAAACTCTCAAATTTAAAAAAGGAAATGAAATAA